A stretch of the Chitiniphilus purpureus genome encodes the following:
- the ftsH gene encoding ATP-dependent zinc metalloprotease FtsH — translation MNNLGKNIAIWLIIGLVLMTVFNQFTKQQETAGQIPYSQFMQEVEQNRVAEITIEGNLLRGYIIRGQRADGQKFSTLAPFDFRMVDTLIKHNVKFASKAEEEPSMLMNIFISWFPMILLIGVWIFFMRQMQGGGRGGAFSFGKSRAKMLDDSNNVVTFADVAGCDEAKEEVTEIVDYLRDPSKYQSLGGRMPRGILMVGSPGTGKTLLAKAIAGEAKVPFFSISGSDFVEMFVGVGAARVRDMFENAKKNAPCIIFIDEIDAVGRQRGAGLGGGNDEREQTLNQMLVEMDGFEGNSGIIVIAATNRPDVLDPALLRPGRFDRQVVVPLPDIRGREQILGVHMRKVPISNDVDASVLARGTPGMSGADLANLVNEAALFAARRNKRLVDMDDFESAKDKIYMGPERRTMVMTEEERRATAYHESGHAVIAELLEGTDPVHKVTIMPRGRALGLTWQLPERDKFSLYKDQMLNEITILFGGRVAEDLFVHRISTGASNDFERATRMARDMVTRYGMSDKMGPMVYGENEGEVFLGRSVTTHKNVSEATMQQVDAEIRRIIDEQYALAVKLLDGNRKTVEAMTAALMEWETIDRDQIRDIMEGRDPRPPKYPPPPKVPAAGDKPSGDAPAATTTPATEG, via the coding sequence GGAGACTGCGGGGCAGATACCCTATTCGCAGTTCATGCAGGAGGTCGAGCAGAACCGGGTGGCCGAGATCACCATTGAGGGCAACCTGCTGCGTGGCTACATCATCCGTGGGCAGCGCGCCGACGGCCAGAAGTTCTCCACGCTGGCGCCGTTCGACTTCCGCATGGTCGATACGCTGATCAAACACAACGTCAAATTCGCATCCAAGGCCGAGGAAGAGCCGAGCATGCTGATGAACATCTTCATCAGCTGGTTCCCGATGATCCTGTTGATCGGGGTGTGGATCTTCTTCATGCGCCAGATGCAGGGCGGCGGACGCGGTGGCGCGTTCTCGTTTGGCAAGAGCCGCGCCAAGATGCTCGACGACAGCAACAATGTGGTCACCTTTGCCGATGTTGCAGGGTGCGACGAGGCCAAGGAGGAAGTCACCGAGATCGTCGACTACCTGCGCGACCCGTCCAAGTACCAGAGCCTGGGCGGCCGCATGCCGCGCGGCATCCTGATGGTCGGCTCGCCCGGTACCGGCAAGACGCTCCTTGCCAAGGCCATCGCCGGCGAAGCCAAGGTACCCTTCTTCTCGATCTCCGGTTCCGATTTCGTCGAAATGTTCGTCGGCGTGGGCGCGGCACGCGTGCGCGACATGTTCGAGAACGCCAAGAAGAACGCGCCCTGCATCATCTTCATCGACGAGATCGACGCGGTGGGCCGTCAGCGTGGTGCGGGTCTTGGGGGCGGCAATGACGAGCGCGAGCAGACACTCAACCAGATGCTGGTCGAGATGGATGGGTTCGAAGGCAACTCGGGCATCATCGTGATCGCCGCGACCAACCGTCCGGACGTGCTCGACCCGGCGCTGCTGCGTCCTGGGCGCTTTGACCGCCAGGTGGTGGTGCCGCTGCCGGATATCCGTGGGCGCGAGCAGATCCTGGGCGTGCACATGCGCAAGGTGCCGATCTCCAACGACGTCGACGCATCGGTCCTGGCGCGCGGCACGCCGGGCATGTCCGGTGCGGATCTTGCCAACCTGGTGAACGAGGCCGCGCTGTTCGCGGCGCGCCGCAACAAGCGGCTGGTTGACATGGACGATTTCGAGTCGGCCAAGGACAAGATCTACATGGGACCGGAGCGTCGGACCATGGTGATGACCGAGGAGGAACGGCGCGCCACGGCATACCACGAGTCGGGCCATGCGGTGATCGCGGAACTGCTCGAAGGCACCGACCCGGTGCACAAGGTGACGATCATGCCGCGTGGCCGGGCGCTGGGTCTGACCTGGCAGTTGCCGGAGCGCGACAAGTTCTCGCTGTACAAGGACCAGATGCTCAACGAGATCACCATCCTGTTCGGTGGGCGCGTCGCCGAGGATCTCTTCGTGCACCGCATCTCCACCGGTGCGTCCAACGACTTCGAGCGGGCGACACGGATGGCGCGTGACATGGTCACCCGCTACGGCATGAGCGACAAGATGGGGCCGATGGTCTACGGCGAGAACGAGGGCGAGGTGTTCCTCGGCCGCTCGGTGACCACGCACAAGAATGTGTCCGAGGCCACCATGCAGCAGGTCGACGCGGAAATCCGCCGCATCATCGATGAGCAGTATGCGTTGGCGGTGAAGCTGCTGGATGGGAACCGCAAGACGGTCGAGGCGATGACCGCGGCGCTGATGGAATGGGAGACCATCGACCGCGACCAGATCCGCGACATCATGGAAGGACGTGATCCAAGGCCGCCCAAGTATCCGCCGCCGCCCAAGGTGCCTGCGGCAGGCGACAAGCCCAGCGGCGACGCGCCGGCGGCGACCACCACGCCTGCCACCGAGGGTTGA